A window of the Polyodon spathula isolate WHYD16114869_AA chromosome 50, ASM1765450v1, whole genome shotgun sequence genome harbors these coding sequences:
- the pheta2 gene encoding sesquipedalian-1 isoform X2, with protein sequence MKLHEKQFVRHASGPSPVDKEGFLSKKGESRPTYQRRWFSLRGNLLFYYEKRGDPGPLGVIVLEGCSVQLCESCAGDFAFAIVFQGPGLRTYKLTADDQHEQESWVKALLSAHFGYLQMLLLDLEKMYQEVSGNTKPLVLGPAPGPALPGKEGRGYAASQLQAPPPSGKAKKSPKLWPKRQAQVSPTLAETPPTVGVVARVEEWSVVDDTPLEAFVVLHARYGQEVGEAREEWRKKRGEVLSDLIDLG encoded by the exons ATGAAGCTCCACGAGAAACAGTTTGTGCGCCACGCTTCTGGCCCCTCCCCCGTCGACAAGGAGGGATTCCTGAGCAAGAAGGGGGAGTCGCGCCCCACGTACCAGCGCCGCTGGTTCAGTCTGAGGGGAAACCTGCTGTTCTACTACGAGAAGAGGGGCGACCCCGGGCCCCTGGGGGTCATCGTGCTGGAGGgctgctctgtgcagctctgcgAATCCTGCGCGGGCGATTTCGCCTTCGCTATCGTCTTCCAGGGACCCGGGCTTCGCACTTACAAACTGACCGCGGACGACCAGCATGAGCAAGAGTCTTGG GTTAAAGCCTTGCTTTCAGCACACTTTGGttatcttcaaatgctgcttcttGATTTGGAGAAGATGTACCAGGAAGTCAGTGGGAATACCAAGCCTCTAGTTTTGGGTCCTGCCCCAGGCCCCGCCCTTCCGGGCAAAGAGGGGCGGGGCTACGCCGCCAGCCAGCTTCAGGCTCCTCCCCCCAGTGGAAAAGCCAAAAAGTCCCCCAAGCTGTGGCCCAAAAGACAAGCCCAGGTCTCGCCCACTTTGGCCGAGACCCCGCCCACTGTGGGCGTGGTCGCCCGGGTGGAGGAGTGGTCTGTGGTGGACGACACGCCCCTCGAGGCTTTTGTAGTTTTACACGCGCGGTATGGGCAGGAGGTCGGAGAGGCGAGAGAGGAGTGGAGGAAAAAGAGAGGAGAGGTCCTGTCAGACCTGATCGATTtagggtaa
- the pheta2 gene encoding sesquipedalian-1 isoform X1: MITAHLPSPRGRSISVSLSDSRMKLHEKQFVRHASGPSPVDKEGFLSKKGESRPTYQRRWFSLRGNLLFYYEKRGDPGPLGVIVLEGCSVQLCESCAGDFAFAIVFQGPGLRTYKLTADDQHEQESWVKALLSAHFGYLQMLLLDLEKMYQEVSGNTKPLVLGPAPGPALPGKEGRGYAASQLQAPPPSGKAKKSPKLWPKRQAQVSPTLAETPPTVGVVARVEEWSVVDDTPLEAFVVLHARYGQEVGEAREEWRKKRGEVLSDLIDLG; encoded by the exons ATGATAACAGCACA TCTTCCCAGCCCCAGGGGGCGCTctatttctgtctctctctccgaTTCCAGGATGAAGCTCCACGAGAAACAGTTTGTGCGCCACGCTTCTGGCCCCTCCCCCGTCGACAAGGAGGGATTCCTGAGCAAGAAGGGGGAGTCGCGCCCCACGTACCAGCGCCGCTGGTTCAGTCTGAGGGGAAACCTGCTGTTCTACTACGAGAAGAGGGGCGACCCCGGGCCCCTGGGGGTCATCGTGCTGGAGGgctgctctgtgcagctctgcgAATCCTGCGCGGGCGATTTCGCCTTCGCTATCGTCTTCCAGGGACCCGGGCTTCGCACTTACAAACTGACCGCGGACGACCAGCATGAGCAAGAGTCTTGG GTTAAAGCCTTGCTTTCAGCACACTTTGGttatcttcaaatgctgcttcttGATTTGGAGAAGATGTACCAGGAAGTCAGTGGGAATACCAAGCCTCTAGTTTTGGGTCCTGCCCCAGGCCCCGCCCTTCCGGGCAAAGAGGGGCGGGGCTACGCCGCCAGCCAGCTTCAGGCTCCTCCCCCCAGTGGAAAAGCCAAAAAGTCCCCCAAGCTGTGGCCCAAAAGACAAGCCCAGGTCTCGCCCACTTTGGCCGAGACCCCGCCCACTGTGGGCGTGGTCGCCCGGGTGGAGGAGTGGTCTGTGGTGGACGACACGCCCCTCGAGGCTTTTGTAGTTTTACACGCGCGGTATGGGCAGGAGGTCGGAGAGGCGAGAGAGGAGTGGAGGAAAAAGAGAGGAGAGGTCCTGTCAGACCTGATCGATTtagggtaa
- the LOC121306747 gene encoding transmembrane protein 265-like, which produces MELTNGLVSNESEATPLAMTPQSGERSVERPRPSHEEYRTLSIASVICGISCIGVLAVINSVKASERRSYDPERAELLASKARRFAILSILVFVGILVLVPLLMALVSYLLTIVD; this is translated from the exons ATGGAGCTCACAAATGGACTGGTCAGCAATGAGAGTGAAGCCACGCCCCTGGCGATGACGCCACAGTCAGGGGAGAGGTCAGTGGAGAGGCCCCGCCCCTCACACGAGGAGTACCGGACCCTGTCCATCGCCAGTGTGATCTGTGGTATCTCCTGCATCGGAGTGCTAGCTGTGATCAACTCagtcaag gccagTGAACGACGCTCCTATGATCCAGAACGCGCCGAGCTCCTTGCCTCGAAGGCCCGCCGGTTTGCTATCCTGTCCATCTTGGTGTTTGTTGGCATCCTGGTTCTGGTCCCATTGCTGATGGCGCTGGTGTCATACCTGCTGACGATCGTGGACTGA